The Triticum urartu cultivar G1812 chromosome 5, Tu2.1, whole genome shotgun sequence genome contains the following window.
TTCAAATTGTTGGGTATATCGGGCAATTTTTAATGGTGCTTATGTTCTTATTGTCTTGTAAACAGCGAAGGTGCAGGTGGTGGTCATGCCCCAGACATCATTAAAGTATGTGGGGTGAAAAATGTGTTGCCTTCTTCAACAAACCCAACCCGGCCTTTTACTTCTAACACTGTTGATGAGCACCTTGATATGCTGGTAAACAATTGTCTCATGCTGATGCTATGAGTATTACTCCCTCcttaaagaaatataagagcgtttagatcactaaagtgaTCTTCGTTAAGAtcactttagtgatctaaacgctcttatatttctttacggagggagtacttgagAATTTGGTCGTCATATATTGTGGTTCTCCTGTAGATGGTTTGCCACCACCTTGATAAAAACATCCCGGAAGATGTAGCATTTGCTGAATCAAGAATTCGAGCAGAAACAATTGCGGGTGAGGACATCTTGCACGACATGGGGGCAATCAGTATCATATCATCTGATTCACAGGCCATGGGTCGCATTGGAGAGGTCTGTTACATACCCTTATCCTTTTTTTCATTGTGATGAACAGTTTTCACATCTCATGTTACTTTGGTTGGTGGCAAGATTGGTTAGTTTAGTTCTGATGATCTTCATAACTTGTATTCAAAGCCTTGATTTGCATCCTCCATTTATGCCAATACAAACCATAAATTAGTTAAACGGTGAAGTAGAAACGACAGCTGCACCGGTATGTGATTGGCTCATAATGTTGTGTTTGTTGAATTGATTGTCTTTACCATCAATCAACATGTGTACCCTTGACAATCTCTCAGGTGAATACAGTGATCAACTAGGTCAATGCACAAGAGTTGGCACTATAGCCTATGGTGTATGTCTAGTTCATGATGAACGTGGGACGAATTAGATGACCCATTTACCAAAGTTTTTTTTAATCTTGAAGATGAAAATCAATGGTGTCGATTTATAACAAATATCAGTCCAGTGGGTGACACTGACAGGCACGGATGGGCAAAAATCATTTTTTTCCCAATCTCAGAGTTACATGAATCCAATTAACCTGATTCCTGGTATATCACCTTGTGGCACTAATAGATGGCCCGGTCTCAACTTCTATCACACGTGAGAGACCAGCTAAAGGTTTTGCCTGTGTCAACTCAACAGTTATAAGGAAAAATAACAATTTGATGGAGCCAGAGTTTTGGAAGTGCAGAGTACTTACGGTGCTTAACTAAATGGTTGGATAGTATCATGGGTGGCAATATTATTGGTGAATATCTCAGCGTTAACCTTTAAGCAGGGCAAGGCAGAATGATTGTTGCCTTGCTTGTATCTGTACTGGCAGATCTGTGTAACAGTCGATGCATTTCTCGTGTCACATGGAAGTGAACTGCTTTAATGCATCTTAGGGTTGATGCTAGTTTCTGAATTTCTACTATTCATAATAACCAAGTGCAGATTCAAATACTACTTGCAGGTTACAAATCATCATTTCCTTGTGTTTTGAGTTCAAGTAAATTATTTTATGTCAGTCCTCTTATTCTGTACACCGGATTGTATTATTCATTTTATGTGCTAATTCATCAGAATGTAACTAGGCAATGTAGTAATTTCTGTATTATCGTAAACTTTAGGGAAATGGCGTGAAAATAACTTCAGGAGGAAATAATACCAGTTTATTTTCAAATCTAGTGTCAATGCAAACCAAACAAATCAATTCATTGGAGCAACTATCAGCTTATGAGTATCATAAATTAATCGTTCTAATGAAGTACGTCTTTTGGCTTTCTCGGATAAGCCGTGATGGAAAAAATAGTTATTTGAGAGACTTGAACTGATATACTTATAAGTCTAGATTGACGTCTGAGCTCTAGTAACCAGCAGCTGATTTCAAACTTGATTTATTTATATGCATTTATTGAAACAATTACTTTTCAGGTGATTATCCGAACATGGCAAACTGCAAACAAGATGAAAGTCCAAAGAGGTAGGTTACATGGGCCTGGCGACTCTGATCCTGCCAAGGATAATGACAACTTCCGTATAAGAAGATACATAGCAAAATATACCATAAATCCTGCTATAGTAAGCGGCTTCTCAGATTTTGTTGGTTCTGTGGAGGTATGTCTCTTGACCACTTTCAGATTTTCTTCCATTAAATGCTTCATATTCAGTAGACAACATAAGGTAGGCAATGCTGTCCACACACTGTGAAATTAGGCATCTAAAGGAAAAGGGTTATGTGCTTTGTTTAATATGCTTGATATAATTTCAGGGTAATATAATGTAATAGCAACTTAGCAAGTCTAGCAACATATGTAATTTCACTGTAGCTCCTGAAAAATGTTGTGTATCAAGGCAACTCGGAATATTTTGTTGATTGGTATCACACCCACCTGCATTCTGGCTAAGGATTTCCTTTTCTGAATATGTCAATTCAAAAGCTAACTGATCCTTACTTTTGAATTGTTTTTCCATTTTAATATTTATCTCTATGTGCTTTTGGCAGGCGGGAAAGTTAGCTGATCTAGTTCTTTGGAAACCTGCTTTCTTTGGTGCAAAACCAGAATTAATCATAAAAGGTGGTGCAATTGCGTGGGCCAATATGGGTGATCCGAATGCTAGCATTCCAACACCTGAACCTGTATGGACTCCTTTCTCTGAGATCCTTTGAATAAGAAAGTCTTGCATTAATCCTGTCATAATGTTTCCATTTAGCTTACATGAAAATAGCTAGCTTGTCAGTTATGACCTAGTTGACATTAACAGCCAAGTTTGACCAGCACATCACTGATGTTGGTGCAAGAAAAATCTTGCCCTATGCGCAATTGAAATTGATAAAACATGCTCTTTTTATAATCTAGCTCTTCTGCTGTAGTTACCCACTTGTTTTGTCAAGGATGCACAAAAGATCAGCTGTGCCTTTTCATTAATAGAAGATAAAAGGTTTACAAAACTAGGAGGGTGAACTTGGTGGCCTAAAATATCAAGAAACACACTCTGCATACCAAGGAGCACACACCCTACCTTGGCCCTGTGAGCTATTACAAATTAGACTATAGGATTGATTCACAACCTGAAGACCCAAACAACCCAGGGACCTAGGTCAGCAAGCTTCACAGACACAACTCCTGTCAGGTCACTCGTGCTTCCTCTTGACCTTGGTGATGATCGCGACGACATCTGGTTTGTCGTTGTTAAATTATGATGGTATGTGGTAAACTACAAAAAAAAAATCTATGTTAGATGAAGAAACTACAAAGTGCGGATGAATCAGCATGTTTCTcaaaaagaatcagcattttACTCTTTTGTCGATGTCTCCACAATCTTCTTGTAGTTGAAAAACTTACAGCACAGAATGGTGTATTCTTGATGCAGGTTATGATGCGACCTATGTTTGGTGCATATGGAAAGGCCGGGAGTTCTCACTCGATTGCATTTGTGAGCAAGGTTAGCCTATTGAACTCTTGTAACGAATTTAGGATGATTAGTAATGTTCGATACCATACCTCACTACTAACGTTTTGTTTTTACAAAATAATGCTGTGAAAGAAACTTTTGCAAGCTTAATATAGATAATATGTATAGCGATATCTTTGGTGAAAGAAATATATCCATCTACTGATATGGTCTTGAGGAATGGCAATGACTGCTGTTTAATATCTGAAATGATCACAGGCTGCCAAAGAAGCTGGTGTTGCATCAGAGTACAAACTAGCAAAGAGGGTGGAAGCTGTTGGTGGCGTCCGCCATTTATCGAAGCTGGACATGAAGCTCAACGACGCGCTTCCGAAAATCGAGGTCGACCCCGAGACCTACACGGTTACTGCTGATGGAGAGGTCCTGACTTGCCAGCCAGCAGCCACGGTGCCATTATCTCGGAACTACTTTCTTTTCTAGGCCACCCATTGCTTGAGAAATTCTTGGAAGGTCAATAATTCACGCAACTAGCTTCGACGGTAACTTCAAGTTGCGCACGGGAGATGTGCTGCTGGCTCAAAATAAACAATTATACATTTACGTGAAAAAAAAATCACACGTATACATATTGCAATACTTCAGTTTCTTGAAAAGTTTTGTGAAAATACATACATTCTTGAGTCATgtgcaaaacaaaaaaaaaggTGCAGAATAGGTTCTTATAGTCAATCATTGTAGTATTTTTATTGTGGAAACACAAAATAGCTCACTTGGGCCTTTATAAAAAAATCTGATGGAAAATTAGAAATGTTCTTCTCAGTTCAGATGTTTACACAAGTTAAAATTTTCACAACGTACTGCTTGCGGCTGTATTTGCTAATCTAGCTTGAATGGAAGTCACTACGAGGACGGCTGCCGTTTGAGAATTGCCGCGTCGTGGCGGTGGTGACCTCGGACGTCGACGGGAACGACATTCCGACGAACTCGTCGAAAGCCTCATGGTGCTCGAACTGCTTCATGCTCTCGCTGATAACCTCCGGCGACATCTCTGGCGGGGGCACGGCATGTTCCAGCATCTGCACCACCTGCCTCATGCCCGGCCGGCGCTCCGGGTCAGGGTGCGAGCAGAGCAGCCCCAGCTTGAGGACCAGCTCCAGGTCGTCCTCGTCGCACTCGCCGATCCTCGGGTCCCGAGCCTCCGTGATCTTCCCGGCCTTCcagcgctggaggacgagctcgACGATACCCGCCGGTGACGGCAAGTCGCCGTCGGCGTCCGCGGTGAACACCACGGGCCTCCGGCCGCACGCCACCTCGAGCAGGAAGGCTCCGAAGGCGAAGACGTCGGAGCTCGTGGTGGCCATGCCGGTCTTGCTCATCTCCGGCGCGATGTACCCGAGCGTGCCGACCACGTGCGTCGCGTGCGGGTCGCCGCCGTGGTCGTAGAGCCGCGCGAAGCCGAAGTCGCTGAGCTTGCCGTTCATGTCGGCGTCGAGGAGCACGTTGCCGGCCTTGATGTCCCGGTGCACCACCACCTGCTCCCACCCCTCGTGCAGGTACAGCAGCCCGCCGGCGACGCCCCGGACGATCTTGGCGCGCTGCTCCCAGCTCAACCCCGGCGCGGCGCGGCCGAACAGGTGCTGGTCCAGGCTGCCGTTGGGCATGTAGTCGTAGACGAGCACCAGTTCGTCGCGCCGCCGGCAGTACCCGAGGAGCTGCACCAGGTTGCGGTGGCGCAGCCGGCTCATGCTCGTGATCTCTGACAGGAACTCCTGCAACCCCTGCTGCGACCCGTGGGACACCTTCTTGACAGCGACCTCGACGCCGGACCTCGGGAGCACGCCGTGGTACACGCGGCCGAAACCACCGACGCCGATGACGTCGCGGAAGCCATTGGTGGCGTCGTGCAGGTCCTTGTAGCTGATCCTGTGTGGGCTGTAGTC
Protein-coding sequences here:
- the LOC125511198 gene encoding L-type lectin-domain containing receptor kinase SIT2-like → MFQRRLAAVILLLFSRDVAGVQEFVYDGFAAGKVVTTGTAVVTPSGILQLTNDTKETLGHGFHPAPLRFRDASTGAPVSFSTTFVLAIAPRYPDAHGHGIAFALAPSVNVSGAVAGKYLGLFNTSNSLGSGTSQIVAVELDTVMDMEFQDADDNHVGVDVNSLHSVNSATAGYWHDDGSGGRRFDNISLTGGSNAPVQVWIEYDGDSARLEVTLSPAGEPRPALPLLSCHVNLSSAVADDTYVGFSAANGAAMSSHYVLGWSFRLGGGRAPDLDLSKLPSPPSPRSPKRRMPHLLLLALLLLAVVVLLLVSAAIGVLVMRRRQQRWQFAEEDEEGWEMIDYSPHRISYKDLHDATNGFRDVIGVGGFGRVYHGVLPRSGVEVAVKKVSHGSQQGLQEFLSEITSMSRLRHRNLVQLLGYCRRRDELVLVYDYMPNGSLDQHLFGRAAPGLSWEQRAKIVRGVAGGLLYLHEGWEQVVVHRDIKAGNVLLDADMNGKLSDFGFARLYDHGGDPHATHVVGTLGYIAPEMSKTGMATTSSDVFAFGAFLLEVACGRRPVVFTADADGDLPSPAGIVELVLQRWKAGKITEARDPRIGECDEDDLELVLKLGLLCSHPDPERRPGMRQVVQMLEHAVPPPEMSPEVISESMKQFEHHEAFDEFVGMSFPSTSEVTTATTRQFSNGSRPRSDFHSS